Genomic segment of Malus domestica chromosome 15, GDT2T_hap1:
CCTCTATCAAGGTCTGACTCGTCTGCACGGATTCTAAAATTTGAGGCCAAGAGAGTTTGGGGTTGAGAGGAAGAACGATGTGAAGAGGCGGCGAGCGAGCATAACCTACGGAAAATGCCCCTGGATCCTACGTTAGGAACTATCTGCAGTTTCGAATTCGTTTCCTCTCTCCCTCAAGGCGGTTGCTTTGTTTATAGGAGAAACAACTTCTAGCGTGCTAAAATTCCACATCGAGTTTGGATTTGCCGTTGGTTTTCTCATTTTCTGGGGCAAATCAGTATCATTGGACTGAAGGTTTGCCATTGTTTGTCCTGGGAGGAGgcttgttatttattatttagttttttttttatatagtaaAAATAAGTGTTAATTTTATTGGGAATGATATTGGTAAATTCAAAGTCAATTAGTCCATTTCTTTTACACGAACAATATTATGCTTTAAACAATgatgtgtaaaaagtaaaaatgaatgtgAATAAGATTATCcttaaatattttgaaactaCTCAAACTCGCTAGTTatgattaaatgaatatatttttcGTCAAAATAATGGATAATCGCCTAAGCAACATCTTCTAAAGCAAGTTTTTACTGAAAGATAAGcaattgaaattttgatttaacCCAAAAaggaattatttttttttaaaacaatgagttttttcaaaaagaaaaaattgaaccaaaaaggGAAAAAGCAAAGGGGAAAAAGATAAGCAGATAAGGGAGGTGTGCCAGCTGGCAAAAGCTTAGCCccagtttggggttgaggtgattttaaaaaaagctcctatgaaaaaaagctgggagtgtttttggtgtttggtaaacttaaaaaaaagggcttattttggaagctgctgtgagaataagctgaaatcaaaggaaaaagctgaagctgcaatttgtagctttggaaaactggctttttttcaaagcacacagaactacagtgctcctttaatgaaaagatccactatcagactgttttttttttcaaaagcacttttacaaaaaagtttaccaaacactctgctgatttatttcacagccgcttattctcacagcacagccgcttattctcacagcagcttttttttaatttcaatttcttcCCCTGCACTGCCACTCcctcactctccctctctctctctctctctctctctctctcacctaaTTAGGGGTTCTGCTAGCAAAGATGGCGTCTTGCTGATCTCAGAAGGAAGTAGAAGCGTCGGAAAAGGAGATATTTTCGGGTGGAGATCTGCTGCTTCAGTCTCTAGGGTGGAAAAATTGAAAAGTGAAATGAGCGCCTCCAGGTTCATAAAGTGCGTGACGGTCGGCGACGGCGCCGTCGGCAAAACCTGCATGCTGATTTCCTACACCAGCAACACCTTTCCCACGGTCAGTCCCATTTTCGTAATTTTACCGCCTTCCTTCTTCCCAGTTCAGTACAGCTGTATGCTTCAGTTCTTGCTTCTTCCTCCGGAAATTTCGGGGATTTTGTCTTATTTGTCCAGCTGCCGTCATAATCATAGGCAAACTTCGAACATTGATTATATTTCACTAAAGTTCAAACTTGAACCTTGATTTAGTTAACTGAAGAACGACATTAGTTTTATcgaagattttttttattcttaattatTGTTAACTCTCTGCGGCTCCACATTTCTGTCTGGTGTTTCATTAGCCGTAGGATTCGTTTCTTTCGAAGTTGTTATCGTGCTAATTTGCGTAGTTGAACTTGGATTTTCATATAATTTACTAAGTTTGTGGTTGTAATCGAAAAACAGGACTACGTACCGACTGTTTTCGACAATTTCAGTGCAAATGTTGTTGTGGATGGGAGCACTGTCAACCTAGCTTTGTGGGATACGGCTGGTGATTTTACTACTCACTCACTCCCCTGTTATACATGCGAATTCGTTtcattttgcttttgtttttccctGTATTTTGGGAGTTTTAATAACCATATTCTAACAGGGCAGGAGGATTACAATAGATTAAGGCCCTTGAGCTATCGAGGGGCGGACGTCTTTATCCTTGCTTTCTCTCTCATAAGCAAGGCCAGCTACGAAAACGTTGCAAAAAAGGTTCCACATCTTCTTTACAATCCTGTTTACTTTCTGTTTTACTTAGTATCTGTGTTTGCAATAATTTCAGTATACAATGTCTTCATTGGTGTGtggatgagttgtttgatattttgttttctgtttcaGTGGATTCCCGAACTGCGCCATTATGCACCTGGCGTTCCAATAATTCTGGTTGGAACAAGGCTCGGTAAGATCTTTTTCTCAACCCCTTTGTAATGTATTTGTTTATTGTTCTAGTGCATGCTAATTGTCCTATGTTTGTGCTGGTGTCTGATCTAATGCTTTAGGGTCCCTGTAACTTTTGGGACTATGGACGTATAACTTCCCCATTTCTTCCATGTAGCGACCAGTGTCATGGTTCAGTTATTTCTAAATTTCTTTGAGTCTTCATTGAATACTAGCTCTTAGTTTCGATATTGTCTTCAATACCACACTATTTTAAGATTGATCTTTTGGTTACTTGGTCGTTTAGCAATTTATCACTTTTATTCCTGTTCTTGAGTCAACATCTCTTTCATTATCTGGAGCATTATTGTCATCACTTATTAGTTACTACTGAATTTTCTTACTCTTTTGGTGAACGAGGTGCTGagttttatgattttcattgcaGATCTTCGGGATGATAAACAATTTTTTATAGACCATTCTGGTGCAGTTCCCATTACTACTGATCAGGTAAGACTATTGCTTCACCCACAACCTAAATATTATCTTTCTAAGTTGGTTTACTGACCTTTGATTGTCGTTTTGGCCTAAGGGAGAGGAATTGAAGAAACTGATTGGAGCGCCTGCATACATTGAGTGTAGCTCGAAAACACAACAGGTATGCATATTTTTGTCTTGCCCTCTCTCCAAATTTGTCATATGTCTTCACCCCTCGTTGACATGAttcattgaaaattttaatGGCAGAATGTGAAAGCTGTTTTTGATGCGGCCATTAAGGTGGTGCTCCAGCcaccaaagcaaaagaagaagagaaagggaCAAAGGGCTTGCTACATATTGTGAAGTAACGAGTAGATTTATGAGATGATTTGCTGACTGCCGACCTTTCTTCACCGCTACCTCCTTTGTACTCGAAGTCCTTTGCTGAAGCAGCAAACCGTGGTGTATGTATAGTATGTACTGACATTTTAGGGATTCATGTGATAGCTTTAGTTGGTTTGTTTAAGATTTGTGTTCATGTATTTAAGTGACAGTTAGCTTTGCTAACACGTACTTCTCCGTCTTTCTCATATATTGCATCAACTCTTTCCGGATAATGCCTGTATAACACAGTTTGGTCGCAAAAGTGAAAAGCATACAATAGCGGTCTTTATTAATACATCCTTTGAAAACTACATATGCTTGTCTACGTCTTCGATACAAAACTATGCACAGTTTGTGATCGAAAATATTCTTACGCGTTACCTTTTATGTCATAAGAAGTTTAGCATATAACGCCTTTGAATCAATCGATCGCGTCTGTCTTTTGTTGCTGTAGACTAACTAATTGTTTGTAGAGACTACCGGGTCTTCCAATCAGCTGCTCGTGGCTTCCCATTTCGACCACCCTACCATTTTGTAGCAGGGCGATCCGATTTGCATCACGAATGGTTGACAACCGGTGTGCTACCATAATCGTTGTTCTACCCTCCATTAGCTTGTCAAGAGCCTCTTGGACCAGCTTCTCAGACTCTGTGTCCAATGCACTCGTTGCTTCGTCCAGAAGAAGAATTGATGGATCTTTCAGTATTGCTCTGGCAATTGCTACCCTCTGCTTCTGCCCTCCGGATAACTGCACTCCTTTCTCTCCCACTTGAGTTTTGTACCCTTCAGGCATTCGACTAATGAAACCGTGTGCATTCGCTGCTTTCGCCGCTGTCACTACCTCTACTTCCGATGCTTCCTCGTACCCGTACTTTATGTTCTCATAAATTGTTGTGGAGAACAATGCCGGCTCCTGCTGAACTAGACTCATTCTCTTCCTCAATGATTTCAAGTTCAAGCTTTTGATATCGTATCCATCAATTAGAACTCTACCAGAAACGGGGTCATAAAATCTCATTACCAGTGCAATCACTGTACTCTTCCCCGAACCACTTGGCCCGACTACAGCAAGGCTCTTTCCTGCTGAAACCCGTAAATTCAAATAGTCGAAAATGGTGATATCCGGCCTTGCAGGGTACCAGAAACTCACATTCTTGAACTCTATATCTCCCTTGACATTGGCAACAACATTTGATCTGGGATCATCACGATGTATGGCTGTTTCTCGCTTTAGGATACTGAAAATTGGGCTGAGCGCTTGCGATCCCTTCATAATTTCTGGTGTGAGAGCTAGGGTTTCTGCTATACACAGTGAAGTGACTATTAAGACCATAAAGGACTTCATGATATCTCCAAAATTCGAGTCTTTATCCTTGATTAGTACTGATGCATACCAAAGGCCAAGGGCATAAGAACAGAATGCGAAAAACTGCGATAAACCGTAGCAGAAGCCTGATATGTGGCCTCTTAGAACTGCTTGTTTGTTTGGCTTGTTTAGTTCCAAGGAAAACTGGAGTGATATCCGTTCTTCGCAACCAAATGAAGCTACAGTACGTATGTTGGCAATCGCTTCGCGTGCAACGGAAGTTGCTCTTGAGTAGGCACGGTTGTAGTCCCCTCCGAATCCCTTCAGAAACAGTTGCTGTGGATACAAATCAAGAAAACCGAACATATGTTGGATTGAAGATaacaacaattaaaaataaacaatgTGCAGcttgttgcgagttatatattagttaaagtgtaaatattagtttattgtcccacattaattaagtacatatgtaataccaattgtaactcctatatatactcaactttggagattaatgaatatataagaaattttcaaatattgtcatatatatttttggtatttaccatatttagtttaatattggcATTTACCatatttagtttaatattggtatttaccatatttattttaatatggcatcagagcagttcgctcttggtgacctgtgtgctttaattttgtgtccatatttttcgtgatttccttcgtggaaaaaaaaaagtgaatagtgTCGCGCTACAGTACAATGCGTGAACAGTAGTCTGCTTTGGGAACATTGGTCCTCTACAGTGCCGTAAACAGTGATTGCTACAATGGATAATTGATACTAGGGTTACTGATTATGTGATTAGTGACCCTAGAatgtttgatgagttatatgacTATGTTCATGATCCGTATATTACTAGTACAAATGGAGCACATTCCCTGTGAAAGGTGAATGCACTATCTCTCTGACTCCAACCTTATCACTGGtccgtgctttacttgttcctgatGTTAAATGCAATCTTTTGTCGataggaaaacttcttgataccttatattgttctgctcacttctaccatacgtattgttattttcaaaatattcaaactcagaagataattaGTCATGGTAAAAGAATAGGGGATTTGTACATCTTGATTATGGAGGATACTGTTGTTTCTAGtccaaataatcatcaagttttaagtgctaaagtggatgacaaaacatgtggagattatAATGAAGTTTTAagtgcaacatgatcgaacaaaacatgtggagattgatcgacatttcattaaggaaaaattagatgctggaattattatgtttccgtttgtgagatctgaaaatcaacttgctgatgctcttactaaggctgtgtctaatagtgtgttttccgactcgcttgacaagttgggcatgcgtgaaatctttgcaccaacttgagggggagtgttgcgagttatatattagttaaagtgtaaatagtagtttattgtctcACGTTGATGAAATACATATGTAATATAAATTGTAACtcttatatatactccactttggagattaatgaatatataagaaattctcaaatattgtcatatatatttttagtatttatcatgtttagtttaatattggtatttaccatgtttagtttaatacaGCTTTTAACAGAAGGGTGGTATTTTTTATTCTGACCTCAGTTATGGAAGCTCCAATAAGTAGGGGAAGGGAGGCACTCACGACAGCTGCCATACGCCAACTAAACGTGAAGGCAATAACAAAAGCAGTCACCGTGAGGGAGAGATTCTGCACGATTGTTGACAGACGGTCAGCTAGAGCGCTTCGCACCAACGTTGCATTTGCTGCTAAAGTTGATGTCAGTGATCCGGTGTTATTCTCTTCCAAATCGAACCAACCAActtcattcgaaaggatggctGCAGTCAAAAACAAGAACGCCGTTCTCAGTTTTGATGGATTTCGTAATGTGCATtatatgagaaataaaaatatggttCAATCTTTGAGGTCGAGAAGAACCTTTGAACATTAATAAACGAACGCGAGTTGTGAGCCGCTCCCCCATCAATGTATAAAAGTAGTGCTGCAGGAGATATATTGGGACAGTGACAGCAGCCAAGCCAACAAATATGAGAGCTATCCTATCAACAACATGTTTGATTTGAGAGCCGCCAGGAGCGTAAAACACTGTCAATATATGAGTTATCCCGAGCGAGAAAAGAGGAGCTTCCATGCCAGCGAGAACTGCACCGACTGACCCCAGTATTGCGTAAGGCCACTCGGGCGCATTTAGTTTCACTAATTCCCATACTGGTGCAGCAGCAGAGCTGGTCTGATCGCTTGGCTTCTGCTGTTTTGTACTGATTGCCTTGTCCTCCTGCGGATAGTTATTTGTGGTTCCACGAAAGCTGGATTCTCTCGAAGAATGTCCAGATACTAAGCCAGAATCTTTACCCCGTTCCAGTACCTGCATGCTCACCAGATTTGCATACTCCCCTTTCTTGGACATCAGGTCCGAATGGTTACCACTCTCAGCAACCTGACCGTTCTTCAAGACAACGATTGTGTCCACATCTTGGATAGTGGACAATCGATGAGCAACGATTACTGTAGTTCGATGCAACATGATTTTCTCTAGTGCCTGCTGAACAACTAGTTCTGATTCTGCATCAAGAGCGCTTGTGGCCTCATCTAAGAGTAGTATTTTCGGGTTTCGCAGCACTGCTCTTGCAATGGCTATTCGTTGCTTTTGCCCTCCGGAAAGCTGAGTTCCTCCCTCTCCTGCCTGAGTGTTGTAGCCATCAGGCAATCCTTCAATGAAAGAATGTGCATTTGCAGCTTTAGCAGCTTCCATGATCTGATCCAGGTCTGCGTCTTCTTTACCGAACAAAATATTGCTGGCTATAGTAGTCGCGAACAATGCCGGTTCTTGACTTACCAATCCCATCTGTTCTCGCAACCATTTCAGTTGGAGAGTTCCAAGTTCATGTCCATCCAACAGTATTTTACCTTGCAAAAATTGGTTCATGATTTAGACCTCAAAACAAGAAACGAAATGGTTATTAGACAGGACCAGAATACCTGAAACGGGGTGGTAGAATCGCTGAATCATGGATATAACGGTGCTCTTTCCTGAACCACTAGGGCCAACAACTGCAAAAGTCTTTCCAGCTCCAATCGAAAAGCTCAAGTTATCGAACACCATATTTGATCGTGATGGATAGGTGAAACCAACCTCACAGAAGTCAATCTGCCCAGACACTTTCGGCAACACTATTCCGTTGTCCGTGACCTTACAGGATTTGGAATCCGAATCGATCATCGTCATGATATTAGCAGCAGCAGCTCTCCCTTTTGCAATTGCACCAAGGTTTGGAGCAGCTTGGCCAAGAGCACTAAATAAGAAAAAGGTCTGCTTTAATCACGAAACTGGAAATAGTAAATGCACACATAATTTGGAGTGGACTTACAATCCGCTGAAGATGACGTTGATGATTGTTGTGAATGCTTTCCCCCCGTTCGTGTCATGATGCCTTACAAGTATGCTGGCATACCAGAGAAGCAATGCCCAAGCGCAGAACAACAGCCCGTATGTAAACCCTACACCAACTCCTTTCGCAACACCGGTCTTCTTTCCCAGCTTGAGGGCCTTGTTCAGTGAGGTTGAGTATGCTTCAATGGCTCTGTCCTCTCCCCCGAATGAGTACACTGTACGAATCTGCGAAATAACCTGGTGTATGCAACATGTGTGATGAAAATAGGCTACATATGCGGCAAGATGAGTAAGATATCGAGAAATGCCTAGGACAGTAGTTTACCTCTTCAGCAACCTTGCCGGCTTCTGCGTAAGCAGCCTCACCCTTTTCGGATAAGGTAGACATGATTATAGTATAAGCTCCACCTGCAATAGCTATGAA
This window contains:
- the LOC103450367 gene encoding rac-like GTP-binding protein ARAC5, giving the protein MSASRFIKCVTVGDGAVGKTCMLISYTSNTFPTDYVPTVFDNFSANVVVDGSTVNLALWDTAGQEDYNRLRPLSYRGADVFILAFSLISKASYENVAKKWIPELRHYAPGVPIILVGTRLDLRDDKQFFIDHSGAVPITTDQGEELKKLIGAPAYIECSSKTQQNVKAVFDAAIKVVLQPPKQKKKRKGQRACYIL
- the LOC103450365 gene encoding ABC transporter B family member 13-like isoform X1, giving the protein MEEVELASDKFSDGNPLPKMDKPTNSTKQRSVSFLGLFAAADKVDCVLMFLGSVGACIHGGVLPVFFVLFGRMIDSLGHLAMNPQQLSARISEYALYLVYLGLVLFASAWIGVAFWTRTGERQTARLRMKYLQSVLNKDINFFDTEARDTNIIFHISSDAILVQDAIGDKTGHALRYLSQFLVGFAIGFTSVWQLTLLTLAVVPFIAIAGGAYTIIMSTLSEKGEAAYAEAGKVAEEVISQIRTVYSFGGEDRAIEAYSTSLNKALKLGKKTGVAKGVGVGFTYGLLFCAWALLLWYASILVRHHDTNGGKAFTTIINVIFSGFALGQAAPNLGAIAKGRAAAANIMTMIDSDSKSCKVTDNGIVLPKVSGQIDFCEVGFTYPSRSNMVFDNLSFSIGAGKTFAVVGPSGSGKSTVISMIQRFYHPVSGKILLDGHELGTLQLKWLREQMGLVSQEPALFATTIASNILFGKEDADLDQIMEAAKAANAHSFIEGLPDGYNTQAGEGGTQLSGGQKQRIAIARAVLRNPKILLLDEATSALDAESELVVQQALEKIMLHRTTVIVAHRLSTIQDVDTIVVLKNGQVAESGNHSDLMSKKGEYANLVSMQVLERGKDSGLVSGHSSRESSFRGTTNNYPQEDKAISTKQQKPSDQTSSAAAPVWELVKLNAPEWPYAILGSVGAVLAGMEAPLFSLGITHILTVFYAPGGSQIKHVVDRIALIFVGLAAVTVPIYLLQHYFYTLMGERLTTRVRLLMFKAILSNEVGWFDLEENNTGSLTSTLAANATLVRSALADRLSTIVQNLSLTVTAFVIAFTFSWRMAAVVSASLPLLIGASITEQLFLKGFGGDYNRAYSRATSVAREAIANIRTVASFGCEERISLQFSLELNKPNKQAVLRGHISGFCYGLSQFFAFCSYALGLWYASVLIKDKDSNFGDIMKSFMVLIVTSLCIAETLALTPEIMKGSQALSPIFSILKRETAIHRDDPRSNVVANVKGDIEFKNVSFWYPARPDITIFDYLNLRVSAGKSLAVVGPSGSGKSTVIALVMRFYDPVSGRVLIDGYDIKSLNLKSLRKRMSLVQQEPALFSTTIYENIKYGYEEASEVEVVTAAKAANAHGFISRMPEGYKTQVGEKGVQLSGGQKQRVAIARAILKDPSILLLDEATSALDTESEKLVQEALDKLMEGRTTIMVAHRLSTIRDANRIALLQNGRVVEMGSHEQLIGRPGSLYKQLVSLQQQKTDAID
- the LOC103450365 gene encoding ABC transporter B family member 13-like isoform X2, which produces MEEVELASDKFSDGNPLPKMDKPTNSTKQRSVSFLGLFAAADKVDCVLMFLGSVGACIHGGVLPVFFVLFGRMIDSLGHLAMNPQQLSARISEYALYLVYLGLVLFASAWIGVAFWTRTGERQTARLRMKYLQSVLNKDINFFDTEARDTNIIFHISSDAILVQDAIGDKTGHALRYLSQFLVGFAIGFTSVWQLTLLTLAVVPFIAIAGGAYTIIMSTLSEKGEAAYAEAGKVAEEVISQIRTVYSFGGEDRAIEAYSTSLNKALKLGKKTGVAKGVGVGFTYGLLFCAWALLLWYASILVRHHDTNGGKAFTTIINVIFSGFALGQAAPNLGAIAKGRAAAANIMTMIDSDSKSCKVTDNGIVLPKVSGQIDFCEVGFTYPSRSNMVFDNLSFSIGAGKTFAVVGPSGSGKSTVISMIQRFYHPVSGKILLDGHELGTLQLKWLREQMGLVSQEPALFATTIASNILFGKEDADLDQIMEAAKAANAHSFIEGLPDGYNTQAGEGGTQLSGGQKQRIAIARAVLRNPKILLLDEATSALDAESELVVQQALEKIMLHRTTVIVAHRLSTIQDVDTIVVLKNGQVAESGNHSDLMSKKGEYANLVSMQVLERGKDSGLVSGHSSRESSFRGTTNNYPQEDKAISTKQQKPSDQTSSAAAPVWELVKLNAPEWPYAILGSVGAVLAGMEAPLFSLGITHILTVFYAPGGSQIKHVVDRIALIFVGLAAVTVPIYLLQHYFYTLMGERLTTRVRLLMFKAILSNEVGWFDLEENNTGSLTSTLAANATLVRSALADRLSTIVQNLSLTVTAFVIAFTFSWRMAAVQLFLKGFGGDYNRAYSRATSVAREAIANIRTVASFGCEERISLQFSLELNKPNKQAVLRGHISGFCYGLSQFFAFCSYALGLWYASVLIKDKDSNFGDIMKSFMVLIVTSLCIAETLALTPEIMKGSQALSPIFSILKRETAIHRDDPRSNVVANVKGDIEFKNVSFWYPARPDITIFDYLNLRVSAGKSLAVVGPSGSGKSTVIALVMRFYDPVSGRVLIDGYDIKSLNLKSLRKRMSLVQQEPALFSTTIYENIKYGYEEASEVEVVTAAKAANAHGFISRMPEGYKTQVGEKGVQLSGGQKQRVAIARAILKDPSILLLDEATSALDTESEKLVQEALDKLMEGRTTIMVAHRLSTIRDANRIALLQNGRVVEMGSHEQLIGRPGSLYKQLVSLQQQKTDAID